The following are encoded in a window of Sminthopsis crassicaudata isolate SCR6 chromosome 3, ASM4859323v1, whole genome shotgun sequence genomic DNA:
- the IWS1 gene encoding protein IWS1 homolog isoform X1 has protein sequence MEMEYYSGDQSDDGGATPVQDERDSGSEVEDDVIEQHSGSDNGSLEHHSENDHSDREDDGRIKRHHMTDSENEDLTNHNASDSENEELHRNKYSDSDTEDQPDPPVSDSENEDLNHPSSDSENDEPQKLPASDSENEEPLNGHASDSENEYAPKIPASDSENEEFQKGIDSDSDVEEPHKDPASDSEADESQKGPASDSEADESRKGPASDSEVDEPRKGPPSDSEAEEPRKGLASDSEADESRKGGASDSEADEPRKGLASDSEADESRKGGASDSEAEEPRKVLASDSEADEPRKGPISDSDADEPRKVPASDSEVDEPRKDPASDSETEEPPKGPASDSEADEPQKGRASDSEAEDAPKVASDSENEEVPKRQPSDSESEGLQKAHASDSENENSSKQKQKIDSDDSDRENRQDKGKLQNDSFHSSNHPEQKIFHSSDSEDEAPKRQKMDSDEEEEKEEEKVVKRKAAILSDSEDEEKAPAKKGRIVSDAEDSDSDAASEKSAKRLKKAVASESEEEEAGKEEIGKKSEEKDLFGSDSDSGNEEENLIADIFGESGDEEEEEFTGFNQEDLEEEKNETQVKEAADDSDSDDNIKRGKHMDFMSDFEMMLQRKKSLSGKRRRNRDGGTFISDADDVVSAMIVKMNEAAEEDRQLNNQKKPALKKLTLLPTVVMHLKKQDLKETFIDSGVMSAIKEWLSPLPDRSLPALKIREELLKILQELPSVSQETLKHSGIGRAVMYLYKHPKESRPNKDMAGKLINEWSRPIFGLTSNYKGMTREEREQRDLEQMPQRRRMNSSGGQTPRRDLEKVLTGEEKALRPGDPGFCARARVPMPSNKDYVVRPKWNVEVESSRFQGTSKKGISRLDKQMRKFTDIRKKSRSAHAVKISIEGNKMPL, from the exons aATGATCATAGTGATAGAGAAGATGATGGACGTATTAAAAGACATCATATGACAGACTCAGAAAATGAGGATCTTACAAATCACAATGCTAGTGACTCTGAAAATGAGGAGCTTCATAGAAATAAGTATAGTGACTCTGACACCGAAGACCAGCCAGATCCTCCAGTAAGTGACTCTGAAAATGAGGACCTAAATCATCCCTCAAGTGACTCTGAAAATGACGAGCCCCAGAAGCTGCCTGCTAGTGACTCTGAAAATGAAGAACCTCTCAATGGGCATGCAAGTGACTCAGAGAATGAGTATGCCCCTAAGATTCCTGCTAGTGACTCTGAGAACGAGGAATTTCAGAAAGGCATTGATAGCGATTCAGATGTTGAAGAGCCCCATAAAGATCCTGCTAGTGACTCGGAGGCTGATGAGTCCCAGAAAGGTCCTGCCAGTGACTCAGAAGCTGATGAATCCCGGAAAGGTCCTGCCAGCGACTCAGAAGTTGATGAGCCCAGGAAAGGTCCTCCTAGCGACTCTGAAGCTGAAGAACCCAGGAAAGGTCTTGCCAGTGACTCTGAAGCTGATGAATCCCGAAAAGGTGGTGCCAGTGACTCTGAAGCTGATGAACCCAGGAAAGGTCTTGCCAGTGACTCAGAAGCTGATGAATCCCGAAAAGGTGGTGCCAGTGATTCTGAAGCTGAAGAGCCCAGGAAAGTTCTTGCTAGTGACTCAGAAGCTGATGAACCCAGGAAAGGTCCCATCAGTGATTCGGATGCTGATGAGCCCAGGAAAGTCCCAGCCAGTGATTCGGAAGTTGATGAGCCCAGGAAAGATCCTGCTAGCGATTCAGAAACTGAAGAGCCCCCAAAAGGCCCTGCCAGTGATTCGGAAGCTGATGAGCCCCAAAAGGGCCGTGCCAGTGACTCGGAAGCTGAGGATGCTCCTAAAGTTGCTAGTGACTCTGAAAATGAGGAGGTCCCAAAACGCCAGCCAAGTGACTCTGAAAGTGAGGGGCTTCAGAAAGCTCATGCCAGtgattctgaaaatgaaaattcctctaaacaaaaacagaagattGACTCAGATGATAGTGACAGAGAAAACAGACAGGATAAAGGGAAATTACAGAATGACTCTTTTCATTCAAGTAACCATCCAGAGCAAAAAATATTTCACAGTTCCGACAGTGAGGATGAAGCACCTAAAAGACAGAAAATGGATagtgatgaggaagaagagaaggaggaagagaaagtagtAAAGAGGAAAGCTGCTATCCTTTCTGATAGTGAAGATGAAGAGAAAGCAC CTGCAAAGAAAGGGCGCATCGTCTCTGATGCAGAAGACTCTGACAGTGATGCTGCATCAGAAAAATCTGCTAAAAGACTGAAAAAGGCTGTAGCATCAGAGagtgaagaagaagaagcagggaaggaagagattggaaagaaaagtgaagagaaaGATCTGTTTGGGAGTGACAGTGATTCAGGAAATGAAGAGGA GAACTTGATAGCAGATATATTTGGAGAATCTGgtgatgaagaggaagaagaatttaCT GGTTTTAACCAAGaagatttggaagaagaaaaaaatgaaacacaagtTAAAGAGGCAGCAGATGATTCAGATTCTGATGATaacataaaaagaggaaaaca TATGGACTTCATGTCAGATTTTGAGATGATGCTGCAGCGTAAGAAGAGCTTGAGTGGAAAGCGCAGGCGAAATCGTGATGGTGGAACTTTTATCAGTGATGCAGATGATGTAGTTAGTGCCATGATTGTTAAGATGAATGAAGCAGCTGAG GAAGATAGGCAGCTGAACAATCAAAAAAAGCCAGCACTGAAGAAGCTAACTTTGCTACCTACTGTTGTTATGCATCTTAAAAA GCAGGACCTTAAAGAAACTTTTATTGATAGTGGTGTAATGTCTGCCATCAAAGAGTGGCTTTCACCTCTACCAGATAGGAGTTTGCCAGCGTTGAAGATTCGGGAGGAACTGTTAAAGATCCTACAAGAG CTACCTAGTGTGAGCCAGGAGACCCTGAAGCACAGTGGTATTGGACGGGCAGTGATGTATCTTTATAAGCATCCCAAGGAATCCAGACCCAACAAAGACATGGCAGGGAAATTGATCA ATGAGTGGTCTCGACCCATCTTTGGCCTCACCTCCAACTACAAAGGGATGACCAGAGAGGAGAGGGAACAGAGAGATCTGGAACAAATGCCTCAGCGTAGACGAATGAACAG TTCTGGTGGTCAGACACCACGAAGAGATCTGGAAAAGGTGTTGACAGGAGAAGAAAa AGCTCTTAGACCTGGAGACCCTGGCTTCTGTGCTCGTGCCAGGGTACCAATGCCCTCCAACAAGGACTATGTTGTCAGACCTAAGTGGAATGTGGAAGTAGAATCATCAAGG tTTCAGGGAACTTCTAAGAAAGGAATCAGTCGATTGGATAAACAGATGCGGAAATTCACAGATATACGGAAAAAGAGCAGGTCTGCTCATGCAGTGAAAATCAGCATTGAAGGCAATAAAATGCCATTGTGA
- the IWS1 gene encoding protein IWS1 homolog isoform X2 produces MEMEYYSGDQSDDGGATPVQDERDSGSEVEDDVIEQHSGSDNGSLEHHSENDHSDREDDGRIKRHHMTDSENEDLTNHNASDSENEELHRNKYSDSDTEDQPDPPVSDSENEDLNHPSSDSENDEPQKLPASDSENEEPLNGHASDSENEYAPKIPASDSENEEFQKGIDSDSDVEEPHKDPASDSEADESQKGPASDSEADESRKGPASDSEVDEPRKGPPSDSEAEEPRKGLASDSEADESRKGGASDSEADEPRKGLASDSEADESRKGGASDSEAEEPRKVLASDSEADEPRKGPISDSDADEPRKVPASDSEVDEPRKDPASDSETEEPPKGPASDSEADEPQKGRASDSEAEDAPKVASDSENEEVPKRQPSDSESEGLQKAHASDSENENSSKQKQKIDSDDSDRENRQDKGKLQNDSFHSSNHPEQKIFHSSDSEDEAPKRQKMDSDEEEEKEEEKVVKRKAAILSDSEDEEKAPAKKGRIVSDAEDSDSDAASEKSAKRLKKAVASESEEEEAGKEEIGKKSEEKDLFGSDSDSGNEEENLIADIFGESGDEEEEEFTGFNQEDLEEEKNETQVKEAADDSDSDDNIKRGKHMDFMSDFEMMLQRKKSLSGKRRRNRDGGTFISDADDVVSAMIVKMNEAAEEDRQLNNQKKPALKKLTLLPTVVMHLKKQDLKETFIDSGVMSAIKEWLSPLPDRSLPALKIREELLKILQELPSVSQETLKHSGIGRAVMYLYKHPKESRPNKDMAGKLINEWSRPIFGLTSNYKGMTREEREQRDLEQMPQRRRMNSSGGQTPRRDLEKVLTGEEKALRPGDPGFCARARVPMPSNKDYVVRPKWNVEVESSRPGILRKGLSRLEKHKRRFAEQKRLSKMHRAVKFSIEGNRMPL; encoded by the exons aATGATCATAGTGATAGAGAAGATGATGGACGTATTAAAAGACATCATATGACAGACTCAGAAAATGAGGATCTTACAAATCACAATGCTAGTGACTCTGAAAATGAGGAGCTTCATAGAAATAAGTATAGTGACTCTGACACCGAAGACCAGCCAGATCCTCCAGTAAGTGACTCTGAAAATGAGGACCTAAATCATCCCTCAAGTGACTCTGAAAATGACGAGCCCCAGAAGCTGCCTGCTAGTGACTCTGAAAATGAAGAACCTCTCAATGGGCATGCAAGTGACTCAGAGAATGAGTATGCCCCTAAGATTCCTGCTAGTGACTCTGAGAACGAGGAATTTCAGAAAGGCATTGATAGCGATTCAGATGTTGAAGAGCCCCATAAAGATCCTGCTAGTGACTCGGAGGCTGATGAGTCCCAGAAAGGTCCTGCCAGTGACTCAGAAGCTGATGAATCCCGGAAAGGTCCTGCCAGCGACTCAGAAGTTGATGAGCCCAGGAAAGGTCCTCCTAGCGACTCTGAAGCTGAAGAACCCAGGAAAGGTCTTGCCAGTGACTCTGAAGCTGATGAATCCCGAAAAGGTGGTGCCAGTGACTCTGAAGCTGATGAACCCAGGAAAGGTCTTGCCAGTGACTCAGAAGCTGATGAATCCCGAAAAGGTGGTGCCAGTGATTCTGAAGCTGAAGAGCCCAGGAAAGTTCTTGCTAGTGACTCAGAAGCTGATGAACCCAGGAAAGGTCCCATCAGTGATTCGGATGCTGATGAGCCCAGGAAAGTCCCAGCCAGTGATTCGGAAGTTGATGAGCCCAGGAAAGATCCTGCTAGCGATTCAGAAACTGAAGAGCCCCCAAAAGGCCCTGCCAGTGATTCGGAAGCTGATGAGCCCCAAAAGGGCCGTGCCAGTGACTCGGAAGCTGAGGATGCTCCTAAAGTTGCTAGTGACTCTGAAAATGAGGAGGTCCCAAAACGCCAGCCAAGTGACTCTGAAAGTGAGGGGCTTCAGAAAGCTCATGCCAGtgattctgaaaatgaaaattcctctaaacaaaaacagaagattGACTCAGATGATAGTGACAGAGAAAACAGACAGGATAAAGGGAAATTACAGAATGACTCTTTTCATTCAAGTAACCATCCAGAGCAAAAAATATTTCACAGTTCCGACAGTGAGGATGAAGCACCTAAAAGACAGAAAATGGATagtgatgaggaagaagagaaggaggaagagaaagtagtAAAGAGGAAAGCTGCTATCCTTTCTGATAGTGAAGATGAAGAGAAAGCAC CTGCAAAGAAAGGGCGCATCGTCTCTGATGCAGAAGACTCTGACAGTGATGCTGCATCAGAAAAATCTGCTAAAAGACTGAAAAAGGCTGTAGCATCAGAGagtgaagaagaagaagcagggaaggaagagattggaaagaaaagtgaagagaaaGATCTGTTTGGGAGTGACAGTGATTCAGGAAATGAAGAGGA GAACTTGATAGCAGATATATTTGGAGAATCTGgtgatgaagaggaagaagaatttaCT GGTTTTAACCAAGaagatttggaagaagaaaaaaatgaaacacaagtTAAAGAGGCAGCAGATGATTCAGATTCTGATGATaacataaaaagaggaaaaca TATGGACTTCATGTCAGATTTTGAGATGATGCTGCAGCGTAAGAAGAGCTTGAGTGGAAAGCGCAGGCGAAATCGTGATGGTGGAACTTTTATCAGTGATGCAGATGATGTAGTTAGTGCCATGATTGTTAAGATGAATGAAGCAGCTGAG GAAGATAGGCAGCTGAACAATCAAAAAAAGCCAGCACTGAAGAAGCTAACTTTGCTACCTACTGTTGTTATGCATCTTAAAAA GCAGGACCTTAAAGAAACTTTTATTGATAGTGGTGTAATGTCTGCCATCAAAGAGTGGCTTTCACCTCTACCAGATAGGAGTTTGCCAGCGTTGAAGATTCGGGAGGAACTGTTAAAGATCCTACAAGAG CTACCTAGTGTGAGCCAGGAGACCCTGAAGCACAGTGGTATTGGACGGGCAGTGATGTATCTTTATAAGCATCCCAAGGAATCCAGACCCAACAAAGACATGGCAGGGAAATTGATCA ATGAGTGGTCTCGACCCATCTTTGGCCTCACCTCCAACTACAAAGGGATGACCAGAGAGGAGAGGGAACAGAGAGATCTGGAACAAATGCCTCAGCGTAGACGAATGAACAG TTCTGGTGGTCAGACACCACGAAGAGATCTGGAAAAGGTGTTGACAGGAGAAGAAAa AGCTCTTAGACCTGGAGACCCTGGCTTCTGTGCTCGTGCCAGGGTACCAATGCCCTCCAACAAGGACTATGTTGTCAGACCTAAGTGGAATGTGGAAGTAGAATCATCAAGG CCTGGTATTCTTAGAAAAGGTCTAAGCCGCTTGGAAAAACACAAGAGGCGATTTGCAGAGCAGAAACGACTCAGCAAAATGCATCGGGCTGTCAAGTTCAGCATTGAAGGCAACAGGATGCCCTTGTAA